The genomic stretch ACAATGACATCGGCCGATGACAAATCCCTCGCCCACCACCAACCGCCGCCCCTACGACGCCCGGGCATCGCGCGAGGCGCTGCTCGACGCGGCCACCTGCCTGTTCGCCGAGCACGGGTACGAGCGTGCGACGATCCGCGAGATCGGCGAGCGCGCCGGCGTCGACGCGGCGCTCATCGCGCGCTATTTCGGCGGCAAGGAGGGGCTGTTCCTCGCGGTGCTCAGCGATCCGGCGCGCCTGACGCCGATCCCGGCCGAGAGGCAGACGTTCGCGGGCGTCGCGCGCACGCTCCTGGAGCGCTGGGAGACCGACCAGACCCCGTTGCGCGGGGCGCTCGTCAGCACCCAGCAGAGCCCGGAGATCCGCGACCAGGTGCGGCGGATCCTCGACTTCCGCGTGATCGACCCGCTGGCGGACCGCCTCGCCGAGCGCGGCATCCCCGACGCCCGCCTGCGCGCAGAGCTGCTCATCGCCGTCCTGACCGGGGTGACGGTCCTTCGGCGCAACCAGGTCCTCGAGGAGCTCCAGGCCGCGAGCATCGAGGACCTGCTCGAGCTCGCCGAGCCGATGCTCGCCGCACTGGAGCGCGGCGAGACGACCTGACTCAGACGCGCGGCTCGAGCACGACGAGCGGGATGCGCCGCTGCGTGTAGCCCTGGTAGTCGTCGTAGGGCTTGTAGATCGCCACGAGCCGCGGCCAGTAGCGCTCGCGCTCCTCGTCGGTCGCGACCCGCGCGTGGACGCGCCGGCGCTCGCCGCGCAGCTCGACCTCCGTGTCCGGGTTGGCCCGCAGGTTGTGGAACCACCCCGGATGGCGGTCGCTGCCGCCCTTGGAGGCGACGAGGACGAGGTCGTCGCCGTCCGGCAGGTAGATGAGCGGCGCGACGCGCGACTTCCCGCTCTTCGCGCCGACGTGGTGCAGCAGCAGGATGTCGGCCTTGCCGAAGCGTCCGCCGACCTTCCCGCGGGTGGCGCGGAAGGCGGCGGTGTTGAGCTTCGTCATCACCCCGAAGACCTTCCAGAACGGCGAGTCGGGCGGAGGCGGCTTGGGCATGCGCCTACGCTACCCGTCCAAACCTTGCCACACCTTTGTCAAGGTTGCTGTATGCTCCCGACGCAATGCGGGACTACGCCAAGACCATTCGCGAGCGGGTCGTCATCTTCGACGGCGGCATGGGAGCGACGCTCGAGCAGTTCGACCTCACCACCGAGGACTACGGCGGGCTGCCGGGCAAGTGCCACGAGGCGCTGATCCTCCACCGGCCCGACGTCATCGCCGGCGTGCACGACTCCATGGCCGCCGCCGGCGCCGAGGTCGTGCAGACCAACACCTTCCAGGCCAGCCGCCTCAAGCTCGACGAATGGGGCCTCGGCGCGTACACGCTCGAGATCAACCAGGTGGCGGCGGAGATCGCCCGCCACGCGATCGGCGGCGGCGACGAGCGCTTCGTGGCCGGGTCGATGGGCCCGACCGGCTTCCTGCCGGCCTCCGACGACCCGACGCTCGGCGCGATGCCGTTCCGCAAGCTCGTCGAGGTCTTCGATGAGCAGGCCCGCGGCCTGCTCATCGGCGGCGTGGACCTCATCATCATCGAGACGGTCCAGGACATCCTCGAGGCCAAGGCGGCGATCTTCGGCGCCCGCGACGCGTTCAGGACGGTCGGCCGCGCGGTCCCGATCCAGGTCTCGGTCTCCCTGCTGCCCAACGGCGGCAAGATGCTGCTCGGGACCGACATCGACGCGACGCTGACGACGCTCGAGGCGCTGAAGGTCGACGCGATCGGCCTGAACTGCTCCACCGGCCCGGACGACATGCGCGACGCGATCCGCTTCCTCGGCGAGTTCAGCCCGGTGCCGATCTCCTGCATCCCGAACGCCGGCCTCCCGATCCAGGGCCCCAACGGCGAGACGATCTTCCCCGAGGAGCCCGCGCCGCTCGCCGCGACGCTCGGCGAGTTCGTCGAGCGCTACGGCGTGACGATCGTCGGCGGCTGCTGCGGCACGACGCCGGCGCACATCCACGCGATCGCCGAGCGCTGCCGGCCGCACCAGGTCTCCCCCCGCCCCGCGCCGCGCCCGCCGCGCGTGTCGTCGATGATCGCCGCGACTCCGCTCGTGCAGGACCCCAGCCCGACGCTGGTCGGCGAGCGCGTGAACTCGCAGGGCTCGCGCAAGGCCAAGGAGCTGCTGCTCGCCGACGACTACGACGGGCTCGTCCAGGTCGCCGAGGACCAGGTCGAGGGCGGCGCGCACGTGCTCGACCTCTGCGTCGCGCTGACCGAGCGCTCCGACGAGGACGAGCAGATGCGCCAGGTCGCCAAGCGCGTCTCGCTCACCCAGCCGGCGCCGATCCAGGTCGACTCGACCGAGCCGGACGTCATCGCCAAGGCGCTCGACCAGATCCCCGGGCGCGCGATCGTCAACTCCATCAACCTCGAGGCCGGCCGGGCGAAGGCCGACGTCGTCGTCCCGCTCGTCGTCGAGCACGGCGCGGCGCTCATCGCGCTGACCATCGACGAGGTCGGCATGGCCAAGACAGCCGACCGCAAGGTCGAGATCGCGCAGCGGATCAAGGAGATCGCGTGCGACGAGCACGGCCTCGACCCCGAGCTGCTGATCTTCGACCTGCTCACGTTCACGCTGACGACGGGCGACGAGGAGTGGCGGCCGTCTGCGGTCGCGACCATCGAGGGGATCCGCCGCGTGAAGGCGGAGATCCCGGGCGTGAAGACGTCGCTGGGCGTGTCGAACGTCTCGTTCGGCGTCGGCCAGCCCGCCCGCGCGGTGCTCAACTCGGTGTTCCTGCACCACTGCGTGGAGGCCGGGCTCGACCTGGCGATGGTCAACCCGAACCACATCACGCCGTACGGCGAGATCGACGAAGCCGAGCGCAAGCTCGCCGATGACCTCGTCTTCGACCGCCGCGAGGACGCGCTGGAGCTGTTCATCGCCCACTTCGAGTCCAAGGGCGCGGTGGCCGAGGAGGAGAAGGCCGACGCGACCGCGGGCATGGAGCCCGAGGAGGCGCTGCACTTCCACATCCTGCGCCGCAAGAAGGACGGCGTCGAGGACTGGATCGACCGCGCCGTCGAGAAGATCGGCGCGGTCCCGACGCTCAACGACGTGCTGCTGCCGGCGATGAAGGAGGTCGGCGACAAGTTCGGCGCCGGCGAGCTGATCCTGCCGTTCGTGCTGCAGAGCGCCGAGGTCATGAAGCGCGCCGTCGCGCGGCTGGAGAACTACCTCGACCGCATCGAGGGCTACACGAAGGGCACGGTCGTCCTCGCCACCGTGTTCGGCGACGTCCACGACATCGGCAAGTCGCTGGTCAACACGATCCTCACGAACAACGGCTACACCGTCGTCGACCTCGGCAAGCAGGTGCCGATCGGGACGATCCTCGACGCGGCCAAGGAGCACGATGCCACGGCGATCGGGCTCTCCGCGCTGCTCGTGTCGACCTCGAAGCAGATGCCGCTCGCCATCCAGGAGCTGCATCAGCAGAACATGGAGTTCCCGGTGCTCGTCGGCGGCGCGGCGATCAACCGCGACTTCGCCCTGCGCGCGCTCTACCCGAAGGGCAAGGAGTCCGACGAGGTCTACGAGCCCGGGCTGTTCTACTGCAAGGACGCCTTCGAGGGCCTGGCGAAGATGGACGCGATCGTCGACCCGGGAGCCCGTGAGAAGCTCGTCGCCGACACGCGCGACCGCGCCCGCCGCCTGCGCGAGCATGGCGCCGAGCCCGAGGAGCTCGTGACCGACGACGACTCGGTGCGCTCCGAGGCGCGGATCGACAACCCGGTGCCGGAGCCGCCGTTCTGGGGCGCGCGCGAGCTCGAGATCGACCTCGGCGAGGTCTTCCCCCACCTCGACACCCATGTGCTGTTCAAGCTGCACTGGGGCGGGCGCGGCGTGAAGGGCGAGGAGTGGCAGCGGCTGGTCTCCGAGGACTTCCAGCCGCGGCTGGAGCGGATGTGGGCCGAGCAGGACTACCTGCGCCCCCGCGCCAAGCTCGGCTACTTCCCGTGCTACAGCGAGGGCAACGAGGTCGTGGTGCTCGATCCCGAGGACCGGGAGACGGTGCTCGAGCGCTTCGTGTTCCCGCGCCAGCCGGGCCACTCGCGGATCTGCCTGGCCGACTTCTACCGGCCGAAGGACAGCGGCGAGCTCGACGTCGTCGCCTTCCAGGCCGTCACGGCCGGCGACGAGGTCACCGATCTCATCGCGCAGCTCGAGCGCGACGGGGAGTTCGCGGAGCAGCTGTTCGTGCACGGCCTGGGCGTGCAGACGGCCGAGGGCATGGCCGAGTGGATGCACGCGCGGATCCGCGCGGACCTCGGCATCGAGGACGACCAGGGGCGCCGGTGGTCCTGGGGCTACCCGGCGTGCCCGGAGCAGTCCGAGCTCGAGAAGCTCTTCCGCGTGATCGACGCGCCGTCGATCGGCCTGCGGCTGTCGGGCGGGTTCGCGCTCGAGCCCGAGCAGTCCACGGTGGCGATCGTGGCCCACCACCCGCAGGCGGTCTACTTCGGCATGAAGTCGGGGTTCCTACCCAAGGACAAGGCGCCCGACGACCTCGTCAAGGGCTCCCAGCGCGACGCGACGGTGGGCGCGGAGGTGCCGGCGGGCTGAGCCCGCCGGCGTGCAGGTTTCGCGCCGGATCGGGGCGCCGAACCTCCGCAAAGCTCCAGCGGCCCGTGCGAGACGAAGCGACTCGCAGGAGGGTCGCGCCCATGTCGCTGATCTACGCCGCGGTCGCCGGGATCCCGCTCGTCCTGCTCACGGTGCACACCCTCGTCGTGCTCGGGCGGCCCGACGCGGTCTCAGGCGGCGCCGTGGACGAGCGCCTCGCCGTCGGCGGCGAGCAGCGCCAGCTTGGCGGCACGCGGCAGCCGCTTGATGCGGGCCTCCTCGCGCCGCGCCGCGCTGCGGTCGGCCATGGGCAGGGCGACGGCCAGCTCCACGGGGCGCCGGCTCGCGGTGTAGCGGCTCGCACGACCTGACGCGTGCGCGGCGAGGCGGCGCTCGAGGTCGCTCGTCCAGCCGCAGTACAGCGAGCCGTCGCGACAGCGCAGGAGGTAGACCCAGGCGGGCGGGAGGTCGGTCACGGACCGGTCTTCGCCGCCGGTGCGTGCGTTCCTCACCGGGCGACGCGCACGACGTCGGACGTGCCGCCCGCGCGCGCCAGCCGCGTGACGTAGGCGAACGCGTCGCCCAGCGCCGTCGACTGCAGCGTGTAGCGCGCCGGCCGGACCGGGCCGCCGCGGTCCTCCGGGCGCCGGCCCTGACCGGTGTGCCCCTTGCCGCGGCCGCCGTCACGGCCCGCCGCGCCGCGCAGGCGCAGGAGGACCTTCCCGCCCCGGCCGGGGGCCGCGGGCGCGAGCACGAGCTCCTGACGCAGCGCGGTCGCGCGCGTGTAGAGCAGGACGCCGCCGCGCAGGGAGGGGTCGCCGATGAGGACGCGGCGCTCGCGGCGCAGCGCGAGCGGCGCTCCTCCGGGCACGGCGAGGTCGAGGACGCGCACCTCGCTGCCGGCGCGGGTGGCGTGCGACCAGACGACGCGGTCGCCGTCGAGGGCCGGACGGCTGAGGCTGCCGGGCGCCGGCACGGCGGCGACGAGCCGGGCGAACTCGGGCGGCGCGACCAGGTCGATCGCGAAGAGCCGGTCGGGGTTCGGCACGCGCCAGACGAGCCAGCGCGCGGAGACCGCGAGCGCGTCGGCGCCGGCGGCGGCCGGGACGAGCTGGGTCGTGCCGGCCGCGCGGTCGACGACCGTGACGGTGCCGTCGGGCGCGACGTAGGCCAGCCGGCCGCCGCCGACGGCGGGACGCGTGCCGCCGGCGGGCACACGCTGACCGCCGGTGAGGAGCTCGCCGCCCACGCCGGGGATCGTCAGGGCGAGCAGCTGGCCGTCGACGCTGGGATCCGCGCCGGGACGCGCGACGAGCTCGGGCGCGGCGGCGCGCGCCTCGCCGCCCGCGAGCGCCGCGGCGACCGCCAGGAGCGCCACGGCATCCGCGGCCCGCGCGCGGCGCAGGAGCGCCGGGCGCTCCGCCATCGCGGTGATCGCCCGCGCGCCCAGCTCGGTGTCGGCCAGCGGCGCGAGCACGACGATCGGCAGCGCGCGGCCGACACCGAACGCGATCCCGAGCCCGAGCCCGAGCCCGACGTCGCCGACGGCCACGCTCACCGCGGCCAGGGCGGGCAGCGCCCACGACAGCAGGTAGGTCGTGAAGCCGAGGCCGAGCAGGACGCCGTACAGCCCGCCGGCCAGGGGCAGCGGCAGGACGCGCCGCCACGACTCGGGAACCTGGCGGCGCAGCTGGGGCGCGATCCGCACGCCGGTCGCGTCGAGCGCCGCCGCGGCGATGGCGATCGCGACCGCGACCGCGAGCGCGACGGGCGCGTCCGCGCTGCCGGCCAGCGCGCCCAGCGCCGCCAGGCCCGCGAACGTGATCGCCCCGCCGAGCGGCGCACCGACCGCGAACGCGGCACAGGCCGCGGCCGTGCGCCGCCGGCCGCCGGGATGGCCGTGCGGGCCGAGCGTGTCGATCATCGAGAAGCCGCAGGGCGACCACGTCCCGGTCAGACCGGCGACGAGCCCGGCGAGCGCCAGCGCGACGGCCGCGACCGTCATCGGCCGGCCCTCCGGCCGCCGGTCCGGGTCCGGGACCGCCCGTTGCACCCCGCGCTCGTCACGGCGGGCGGCGAGCTGGGCCGTGAGCGGCTCGGCGCGAACGCTCCCCGGGCGGCGCAGGGCCGAGGCGGTCCGGGCGCGCGCCGGCCGCGGCTCAACACGGCACCTTCGTCTGGAAGTACATGACGCAGAACACCTTGCGGCCGCGATAGCAGTAACCGGTCAGCGCCTTGTCGCCGTTGATGCGGCGGTCGCCGTCGGTGCAGCAGTCGACGAGCTTGCGCACGTGGCCGTTGCAGCAGCGGTACCAGGAGCCGTCGATGTGCGGGGTGAAGCCGAACTGATCGCCGGCCGCCGAGCAGACCTTCGTACGGGTGGCGACGGGCAGGGGCCGCCCGGTCGCGTCGGTCAGGGGTCGGCCGTCCTCGCCCACCGGCCGCCCGCCCGCATCGACGAGGCGGCCGAGGTCGTCGACCGGCCGGCCGTCCTTCGCCCGGATCGGCAGGCCGCGGGCGTCGATGCGCGGCAGGCCGGTCGGGTGCGGGCAGGAGCCCGTCGTGTAGATGTGGCCGCAGAAGTGGTAGGCCTCCGCTTCGCCGGGCTTGATGGCGCGGCCGACCAGCCCGACGGCCGAGCCGGCGAGCATCGCCTGCCCGACGCGGGCGAGCAGGCCGCGCCGCGACGTCCGCGCGGCGAGGTCCTCGGTCAGCGCGCCGAGCCCACGGCGCGCGCCGTCAGCCATGCACCGCCTCACCCATCCGCCGCTCGGCCGTCGCGAGCACGCTCTCGAGCTGCGCCAGCCCGTTGAACGTGCCCTTCGCGAGCACGGTCCCGTCGCGCGGGTCCAGCGCGACGGCGTACGGGCTGCCGGGGACGTCCGCGACGCGCCAGAGCTCCGCGTCGCGCACCTCGTCGAGCGTGGCGACGGCCAGCGCGTCGTCGCGGGCGAGCATCGCCACGCCGGGCGCGACCGCCTGGCACATGCGGCAGCCCTCCGACGCAAAGACGGCGAGCGCCAGGCGCGTGCGATCGGTCGGCGCGGTGGCGGCGAGCAGCGGCCCCGCCGGAGCGCCGAGCGCCGGCCCTTCGCTCGGGATCTCGAGCGCCTGCTGCGGCCCGATCGCCAGGCGCAGCATGCCGACCTCGCGGGCGAGGGCGAGCACCGCCACGACCAGCCCGGCGACGGCCAGCCCGCATACGGCGAGGCCGAGGCCGAGCCACGCCTCCGTCGACGCCGGCTCGTCAGGCAGGAACGGCACCGCCGCGAACGCGACGGCGAGCACCGCGTTGCGCGCGACGGCGGCGGGCCCGACCGTCGACCGCGCGCCGAAGCACGCGCAGGGTGCGCCACGCCGGCCCCGAGCGAGGGCGACGCCCTGGGCGAGCCCGAACGCCGCCATGAGCGCCGCCGCCGCGAACGCCGCGGCGTCGAGCCCGACCGCCACCGTCACGGCCAGCGCCAGCTCGGCGGCCACGACCGCAGACCACGCCGCCCACTGCGCCCGGGCGCCGCGGATGCCGAACGTCGCCAGCGCCGCGGCGCTCGACCGCGGGGCCGCCAGCTTCTGGGCCGCGGCCAGCGCGAGAAGCGCCCCCAGAAGCAGCCCTGCCACCGCGTGCACCATCGGGACGGGACGCTATCGGGCCCCGCGAGCGGCTGCGCCGCGATAGGGTCGGCGTCGCCGTGCGGGTGCTGAGCATCGATGGCGGGGGAATCCGGGGCATCGTGCCCGCGACGGTCCTCGCCGCGCTCGAGCAGCGCACGGCCAAGCCGGCGAACGAGCTGTTCGACCTCATCGCCGGGACCTCGACCGGCGGGATCCTCGCCCTCGCCCTCACCGCGCCCGGCCCCGACGGCGGCCCGCGCTGGAACGCCACGGCGATCCTCGACCTCTACCGCGAGGAGGGGCCGAAGATCTTCTCGCGATCGCTCGGTCGCCGGATCACGAGCATCGAGGGGCTCATCGACGAGCGCTACCCGAGCGAGAACCTGCGCGCGGTCCTGCAGCGCTACCTCGGCGGCGCCACCCTCGAGCAGGCGCTCACGCCGATGCTCGTGACCTCCTACGACCTCGTCGCCCGCAAGCCGCGCTTCTTCAAGAGCTGGCGCGACGACGACGTGGGCGTGCCGATGGCGCTCGCCGCCGAGGCGACGTCGGCGGCGCCCACGTACTTCGAGCCGGTGCTCGTCGACGGCACGCCGCTCGTCGACGGCGGTGTCTTCGCCGGCAACCCCGCGATGTGCGCGTACGCCGAGGCACGCCGCCTGCGCCCCGACGATGAGGACGTCCTGCTCGTCTCGCTCGGCACGGGCAGCCTGACGCGGCCGATCACCTACGACCAGGCGAAGGACTGGGGCCTGCTGGAGTGGGCGCGGCCCGTCATCGACGTGGTGCTGGACGGCTCGAGCGACGCCGTCGACTACCAGCTCGACCAGCTGCTCGCCGACCGCCACGTCCGCCTGCAGGCCGCGCTCACCGACGCCAACGACAACATGGACGACGCGAGCGCCGCCAACCTCGACGCCCTCGCCAGGACCGGCCGCCGGCTCGTCGAGGAGAACGCCGCGCGCCTCGACGCGCTGGCCGCCGAGATCGGCCGCTGATCGCGGTCGCTACGCCTTGAGCTTGGCGCGCGAGTCGCCGCGCATCGGCCGCAGCTCGACCGGCGCGGTGTGCAGGGCGCGCACGCGGACGTCCTTCCACGACAACCCCTCGCCGACCAGCGCCGGCGCGCCCATGATGAACGCCGTGGCGATCTCGACGGCCTGCAGGATGATCCCGAAGGCCAGCGCGTCCGCGGAGCCGACGCCGTAGCCGGCCGTCAGCACGGCGACGCACGCCGCCTGGAAGACGCCGAGGTTCGACGGCGTCAGCGGCACGGCCGCGGTGACGTTGACCGCGAAGAGGACCGCCGCGGCCGCGCCGAGGCCCGCCCGCATGTCGAGGCCGAGGGCCACCAGCAGGAGGTAGCAGGAGAGCCACTGAAGCGCCCAGGCGCCGAGCTGCATGACCGTCGCCTCGGAGCCCAGCCGCGGGTCGCGGAAGACGAGCAGCCCCGCTCGCACCCGCGTGAGCGCCCGGCGCGCCTGGGCGGCCGCCTGAGCCACGCGCCGCGACCGCGACGGCGCGCCCTTGCGCAGCAGCGCCGGGGCGGCGATCACGGCGAGCAGGATCACGACCGGCAGCGAGGCGAACGCGATGAGCGCGCCCTGATGGCCGGCGAACAGCCCCACGGTCGAGAACATCACGAATCCGAGGACGATGAGCGCGAGCACGTTGAGCAGCGTCTGGGACACGATCGTGCCCACGACGGTCGGCAGCACCTGCCGCGGGCGCCCGATGCGCCGCGCGACCACGAGCGCGCGCGACGGCTCGCCGAGACGGGCGGGCAGCGTCGCGGACATGAGGACGCCGATGGCCGTGCCGCGCAGCGAGTCGCGCAGCCGCACCCGCGTCCCCGGCAGCGCCGCGCGGAGGATGGCGCGCCAGGCCACGGCGCGGAAGACCATGGACAGGCACATGAGCGCCAGCCCCGAGAGCACCCAGGCCGGGCTCGAGCGCCAGAGCGCCTCGACGATGCGGTCGATGCCGATGCGCTGCAGCGCCAGCCACGACAGGCCGACGCCGGCCACGGCGGCGAGGCCGATGGCGGCGCGGCGCGCGAAGGCCACCGCGGGACGGGGGCGTCCGGCGATCGGCGGCTCGAGGCTCGGCAGCCGCCGCGCCCGCTCGACCGGCAGCCCGTCGCCGGAGCGCCGGCCGAAGCGCATCGCGAGCCGCTCGCTCGCGGTCTCGGGGCGGGGCGCGGCGATCGCGTCCTCGTAGGCGCCGAAGACCTCGTCGGCAACGTGCGGCCACGCGAACCGCTCGGCCGACCTGGCCGCCTCGGCCCCCAGCCGGCTCTCGTGGGCGGGGTCGAGCGCGAGGTCGCGCAGCTGCTCGGCCAGCGCCGTCGCGTCGCCACGCGGGACGAGCAGGCCGTCGGCGCCGTCGCGCACCACGTCGCGATAGCCCGCGATGTCGGACGCGATGACGGGCGTGCCGGCCGCGAAGGCCTCGGTCAGGACCATCCCGAACGACTCGCCGCCGAGCGACGGCGCGCACAGCACGTCGGCGTCGCGCAGCACCGCGAGCTTGCGCTCGTCGTCGACCTTGCCGAGCGCCGTGATGCCCGCAGGCTCCTCGAGCATGGCCGTGACGTCCTCGGGCCCCGCCCCCACGATGACGAGCTCGGCGGGCACGTGGTCGCGCAGCGCCTCGAACGCGCGCAGCAGCACGGGCAGGCCCTTGCGCTCCACCGCCTGGCCGACGAAGGCGATACGCAGCGGCTCGCCGGGCGCGCGCGGCGCACGGGTGGGGGTCTCGCCGACCTCGACGCCGTTGGGGATCACGCGGTAGCGCCCGCCGTAGAAGCGCCGGCCCGTCCAGGCCGCGGCCTCCGACACGGCGATGCGGACCGCGAGGCGGTTCATCCGGCGCCGGGCGCCGACCAGCGCCGCGGCGCCGTGGGTGACCGAGTTCTCGGAGTACGTGTGGAACGTGCCGACCAGCGGCACGCCGCACGCGCCGCCCAGGGTGTCCCAGCAGGCCATGGGGACGACCGGCTCGTGCAGGTGCACGACGTCGTAGCCGCCCAGCGTCAGCTCCCGGCGCGCGGTGGCGGCCGCGTACGGCGTGAGCGCCACGTTCGACTGGGCGCCGTTGGCGGAGAAGCCGGCGCTGCGCCCGAGCGACACCAGATGCGCGGGCAGGGGCCGTGCCTGCGGCCGGGCGCCACGGTGGAGGCGGGGTGACAGAGCGTCGTCCGGGTCGTACGGGGCGAGGACCGTGACGTCGTGGCCTCGCGCGATGAACTGGTCGGACAGCGCCTCGATGTGCCGAGTCACGCCCCCGGGGTACGTCCACGAATAGGGCGACACCAGGGCGATGCGCATGTCGACGATTCTAAAGGGTCGGGCGGCACCTCACGGAAGACGGCGCGCAGCGCAGGTATCCCCACACCCACGCGGTCCCGAAGGTGGCCATGACGAGCAGCAGCGGACCAGAGTCGTTCGACAGCGCTCCGGCCACTCCCGCGGCCGCGCTGCCGCCGAGCGCGGCGCGCCATGCGTCGACGCCGGGAACGCCGGGCAGCAGGCGCTCGCGCGCCCACGCACCCGCGGCGATCGCGCCCAGCGCGATCACCGTGAGCAGCGGCATGATCCCGTGCTTGAGCTGCGTCCACGCGAGCTCGTACCGGCGCTGGACGACGTCCTCCAGCGCCTGGTCGTCGCCCGCCCGCAGGACGCTGCGCGTGAAGTGGCTGTCGCCGCCGGTGGCCAGGTCGAGCACCGCGAGCGCAACGACCGCCAGCACCGGCACGAGCACCGTGATCAGCGCGCGCCGCCACGTCAGCGCCCCCGGCAGCGCGAGCAGCACCGCGACCGCCGCCCCCGCGCCGACCGTCACCACGCCCCCGACGTCGGCGCCCAGCCGGCCCGATCCGATCGCGACGCCCAGCACGAGGCCGCCCGCCGCGAACGCGACCGCCAGCCCCGGCGACCGGCGGGCGCGCCCGAGCACGCA from Capillimicrobium parvum encodes the following:
- a CDS encoding GIY-YIG nuclease family protein, with the translated sequence MTDLPPAWVYLLRCRDGSLYCGWTSDLERRLAAHASGRASRYTASRRPVELAVALPMADRSAARREEARIKRLPRAAKLALLAADGEALVHGAA
- a CDS encoding MauE/DoxX family redox-associated membrane protein; the protein is MAGLLLGALLALAAAQKLAAPRSSAAALATFGIRGARAQWAAWSAVVAAELALAVTVAVGLDAAAFAAAALMAAFGLAQGVALARGRRGAPCACFGARSTVGPAAVARNAVLAVAFAAVPFLPDEPASTEAWLGLGLAVCGLAVAGLVVAVLALAREVGMLRLAIGPQQALEIPSEGPALGAPAGPLLAATAPTDRTRLALAVFASEGCRMCQAVAPGVAMLARDDALAVATLDEVRDAELWRVADVPGSPYAVALDPRDGTVLAKGTFNGLAQLESVLATAERRMGEAVHG
- a CDS encoding nitroreductase family deazaflavin-dependent oxidoreductase; translated protein: MPKPPPPDSPFWKVFGVMTKLNTAAFRATRGKVGGRFGKADILLLHHVGAKSGKSRVAPLIYLPDGDDLVLVASKGGSDRHPGWFHNLRANPDTEVELRGERRRVHARVATDEERERYWPRLVAIYKPYDDYQGYTQRRIPLVVLEPRV
- a CDS encoding patatin-like phospholipase family protein, whose protein sequence is MRVLSIDGGGIRGIVPATVLAALEQRTAKPANELFDLIAGTSTGGILALALTAPGPDGGPRWNATAILDLYREEGPKIFSRSLGRRITSIEGLIDERYPSENLRAVLQRYLGGATLEQALTPMLVTSYDLVARKPRFFKSWRDDDVGVPMALAAEATSAAPTYFEPVLVDGTPLVDGGVFAGNPAMCAYAEARRLRPDDEDVLLVSLGTGSLTRPITYDQAKDWGLLEWARPVIDVVLDGSSDAVDYQLDQLLADRHVRLQAALTDANDNMDDASAANLDALARTGRRLVEENAARLDALAAEIGR
- a CDS encoding flippase-like domain-containing protein — encoded protein: MRIALVSPYSWTYPGGVTRHIEALSDQFIARGHDVTVLAPYDPDDALSPRLHRGARPQARPLPAHLVSLGRSAGFSANGAQSNVALTPYAAATARRELTLGGYDVVHLHEPVVPMACWDTLGGACGVPLVGTFHTYSENSVTHGAAALVGARRRMNRLAVRIAVSEAAAWTGRRFYGGRYRVIPNGVEVGETPTRAPRAPGEPLRIAFVGQAVERKGLPVLLRAFEALRDHVPAELVIVGAGPEDVTAMLEEPAGITALGKVDDERKLAVLRDADVLCAPSLGGESFGMVLTEAFAAGTPVIASDIAGYRDVVRDGADGLLVPRGDATALAEQLRDLALDPAHESRLGAEAARSAERFAWPHVADEVFGAYEDAIAAPRPETASERLAMRFGRRSGDGLPVERARRLPSLEPPIAGRPRPAVAFARRAAIGLAAVAGVGLSWLALQRIGIDRIVEALWRSSPAWVLSGLALMCLSMVFRAVAWRAILRAALPGTRVRLRDSLRGTAIGVLMSATLPARLGEPSRALVVARRIGRPRQVLPTVVGTIVSQTLLNVLALIVLGFVMFSTVGLFAGHQGALIAFASLPVVILLAVIAAPALLRKGAPSRSRRVAQAAAQARRALTRVRAGLLVFRDPRLGSEATVMQLGAWALQWLSCYLLLVALGLDMRAGLGAAAAVLFAVNVTAAVPLTPSNLGVFQAACVAVLTAGYGVGSADALAFGIILQAVEIATAFIMGAPALVGEGLSWKDVRVRALHTAPVELRPMRGDSRAKLKA
- a CDS encoding methionine synthase, with translation MRDYAKTIRERVVIFDGGMGATLEQFDLTTEDYGGLPGKCHEALILHRPDVIAGVHDSMAAAGAEVVQTNTFQASRLKLDEWGLGAYTLEINQVAAEIARHAIGGGDERFVAGSMGPTGFLPASDDPTLGAMPFRKLVEVFDEQARGLLIGGVDLIIIETVQDILEAKAAIFGARDAFRTVGRAVPIQVSVSLLPNGGKMLLGTDIDATLTTLEALKVDAIGLNCSTGPDDMRDAIRFLGEFSPVPISCIPNAGLPIQGPNGETIFPEEPAPLAATLGEFVERYGVTIVGGCCGTTPAHIHAIAERCRPHQVSPRPAPRPPRVSSMIAATPLVQDPSPTLVGERVNSQGSRKAKELLLADDYDGLVQVAEDQVEGGAHVLDLCVALTERSDEDEQMRQVAKRVSLTQPAPIQVDSTEPDVIAKALDQIPGRAIVNSINLEAGRAKADVVVPLVVEHGAALIALTIDEVGMAKTADRKVEIAQRIKEIACDEHGLDPELLIFDLLTFTLTTGDEEWRPSAVATIEGIRRVKAEIPGVKTSLGVSNVSFGVGQPARAVLNSVFLHHCVEAGLDLAMVNPNHITPYGEIDEAERKLADDLVFDRREDALELFIAHFESKGAVAEEEKADATAGMEPEEALHFHILRRKKDGVEDWIDRAVEKIGAVPTLNDVLLPAMKEVGDKFGAGELILPFVLQSAEVMKRAVARLENYLDRIEGYTKGTVVLATVFGDVHDIGKSLVNTILTNNGYTVVDLGKQVPIGTILDAAKEHDATAIGLSALLVSTSKQMPLAIQELHQQNMEFPVLVGGAAINRDFALRALYPKGKESDEVYEPGLFYCKDAFEGLAKMDAIVDPGAREKLVADTRDRARRLREHGAEPEELVTDDDSVRSEARIDNPVPEPPFWGARELEIDLGEVFPHLDTHVLFKLHWGGRGVKGEEWQRLVSEDFQPRLERMWAEQDYLRPRAKLGYFPCYSEGNEVVVLDPEDRETVLERFVFPRQPGHSRICLADFYRPKDSGELDVVAFQAVTAGDEVTDLIAQLERDGEFAEQLFVHGLGVQTAEGMAEWMHARIRADLGIEDDQGRRWSWGYPACPEQSELEKLFRVIDAPSIGLRLSGGFALEPEQSTVAIVAHHPQAVYFGMKSGFLPKDKAPDDLVKGSQRDATVGAEVPAG
- a CDS encoding TetR/AcrR family transcriptional regulator codes for the protein MTNPSPTTNRRPYDARASREALLDAATCLFAEHGYERATIREIGERAGVDAALIARYFGGKEGLFLAVLSDPARLTPIPAERQTFAGVARTLLERWETDQTPLRGALVSTQQSPEIRDQVRRILDFRVIDPLADRLAERGIPDARLRAELLIAVLTGVTVLRRNQVLEELQAASIEDLLELAEPMLAALERGETT